DNA sequence from the Sphingomonas taxi genome:
TGCGCGAGCAAGTCGGGATGATCGTTGAGCGCGATCCCGTAGGACGGCACGATCTTGCGCAGGCCGTCCTGCCACGCCGGGGTCGCGAGCCGCTTGGGGAAGACCGTCTTGAGCAGGTTCAGCATGATCGCCGGCGCGGTCGACGCCCCCGGCGACGCGCCGAGCAGCGCCGCGATCGAGCCGTCCTTCGAAGCGACGATCTCCGTCCCCAGCTTGAGCACGCCGCCCTTCTCGGGATCGCGCTTGATGATCTGGACGCGCTGGCCGGCCTGCCACAGCTTCCAGTCTTCCGCGCGCGCACCGGGCAGATATTCGCGCAGCGCCTTCAGCCGGTCCTCGTCGGACATCATCAACTGGCCGGCGAGATATTCGACCAGGTCGAAATTGTCCCAGCCGACCGCCATCATCGGGCGGAAATTGTCGAGCGTCACCGACGCCGGCAGGTCGAAATACGAGCCGTGCTTGAGGAACTTGGTCGAGAAGGTGGCGAACGGCCCGAACAGCAAGGCGCGGCGCTTGTCGAAATAGCGCGTGTCGAGATGCGGCACCGACATCGGCGGCGAGCCGACCGCGGCCTTGCCATAGACCTTGGCGAGATGGCGGTCGGCGATCTCGGGCTTTTCGGAGACGAGGAACGAGCCGCCGACCGGGAAACCCGCATAATTGTCGGCTTCGGGAATTCCCGAGGCCTGCAGGATCGGCAATGCGCCGCCACCGGCGCCGGCGAAGACGAAGCGCGCGTTGATGATCCGCTTGCCGCCGCCGTTGGTCGCCTCGGCGGTGACGCGCCAGCTCTTGTCCGCATTGCGTTCGAGCTTGCGCACCTCGTGGCCGCTGGTCAGCGTCACGCCCGTTTGGCGGCTGAGCGACGTGATATATTGCCGCGTCACCTCGCCCCAGTCGCAATCGGTGCCGAGCGGCGAGCGCGTCGCCGCCAGCGGCAGGCCACCGCTGCGCCCCTCCATCATCAGCGGCACCCATTGGCCGATCTGGTGCGGATCGGTGGTGAACTCCATCCCCGAGAACAACGGGCTGGCGCCGAGCGCCGCATGCCGCTTGCGCAGGAATTCGACGTTCTCGCGGCCCCACACCAGATTCATGTGCGGCGTCGAGTTGATGAAGGCGCGCGGGTCGCTGAGCACCCCGGCGCGGAGCTGGTGGCTGAGGAACTGGCGGGTGATCTGCCATTGCTCGTTGATCTCGATCGCCTTGGCGATCTCGACGCGGCCGTCGGCGGCGTTGACCGGCGTATAGTTGAGCTCGCACAGCGCCGAATGGCCGGTGCCGGCGTTGTTCCAGCCGTCGGAACTCTCGCCGGCGGCGCGGTCGAGCCGCTCGACCATCTCGATCGTCCACGTCGGTTCGAGCTGGCGCAGCAGCACGCCGAGCGTCGCGCTCATGATGCCGCCGCCGATCAGCAGCACGTCGACGCTCTGCTCGCTGCGCGCTTGCGCGCGCGCCGCCGCCGGCAGCAGCGAGGCGCCCCCCGCGGCGGCGACCGCGCCGATCAGCCCGCGGCGGGTGACGGCGGCAGCCGGAAGAGTCGACATGTCGGCGGTCGGGGCCAGCTCGCGGGGGTCGGAGTGCATCGCATGATCCTTCTGCAGCCGCTTGCGGTACGACGTCGCGGTAGGACGCGGATCGCAGCGGGGCGTGTCCACGGCCGCGACCGGCGAATCCGGACGGCCGATGCCGCATCGCTCCGGCGGAGCCATGCGACCGTATCGACCCGCTTGTGCCCGACCCGCGGATGCGGCCCGCGCAGAAAATGACACTTCGATATAATCGTTCTCTCACAAC
Encoded proteins:
- the mqo gene encoding malate dehydrogenase (quinone), with amino-acid sequence MHSDPRELAPTADMSTLPAAAVTRRGLIGAVAAAGGASLLPAAARAQARSEQSVDVLLIGGGIMSATLGVLLRQLEPTWTIEMVERLDRAAGESSDGWNNAGTGHSALCELNYTPVNAADGRVEIAKAIEINEQWQITRQFLSHQLRAGVLSDPRAFINSTPHMNLVWGRENVEFLRKRHAALGASPLFSGMEFTTDPHQIGQWVPLMMEGRSGGLPLAATRSPLGTDCDWGEVTRQYITSLSRQTGVTLTSGHEVRKLERNADKSWRVTAEATNGGGKRIINARFVFAGAGGGALPILQASGIPEADNYAGFPVGGSFLVSEKPEIADRHLAKVYGKAAVGSPPMSVPHLDTRYFDKRRALLFGPFATFSTKFLKHGSYFDLPASVTLDNFRPMMAVGWDNFDLVEYLAGQLMMSDEDRLKALREYLPGARAEDWKLWQAGQRVQIIKRDPEKGGVLKLGTEIVASKDGSIAALLGASPGASTAPAIMLNLLKTVFPKRLATPAWQDGLRKIVPSYGIALNDHPDLLAQEWAQTSDALQLTTPPPAVHVATRPRPAATRVKADRHPDLAL